The following proteins are co-located in the Solanum pennellii chromosome 1, SPENNV200 genome:
- the LOC107008348 gene encoding uncharacterized protein LOC107008348 isoform X1, whose translation MEQSRCSLHRGQYLGEISALCFLHLPPDFSSLPFLLAGTGSQILVYDLMFGKLIKSFDVFDGIRVHGVSLEAFNEHLSDTHITFKIAVYGERRVKVFSLQIQRVSNSQTEQQTCFELTLSLVVLLPKFTHWVLDVSFLKWDASSNNGSNCLAIGCSDNSVHIWDMLRCSLLSTVRCSEKCLLYSMRIWGDDVGSLRVASGTILNEVLAWKVGRKAGPDVIGNPNLILTTYEGLQLPYQQYEAINICKLIGHEGSIFRLAWSADGFKLVSVSDDRSARIWTLGADGPNHVVDDSVLFGHSARIWDCCIFDSLIITAGEDCTCRVWGMDGTQLTRIKEHVGRGIWRCLYDPDAALLVTAGFDSSIKVHRLQASFSNGSAGGTVEVQDSTVKKEEFALYIPNFREHVGLMNSKSEYVRCLHFSREDSLYVATNNGYVYHAKLYAAKEVKWTELLHIGEEGPIVCMDLLSHCSNVTKDIENWVAVGNGKGTMMIAKVVGDVLNPRVELTSTWSAEPERQLLGTYWCKSLGPMFLFTSDPRGTLKLWRLFNPLPSVSDDVMRRCCVSLIAEFSSCFGMRIMCLDASVENEVLVCGDIRGNLLLFPLQRDILFSMSTASEINISPLNNFRGAHGISTVCSISIASFSPTQLEIHSTGGDGCICYFEHDRSHHNLEFIGIKQVKELSTIRSVFTNADQQDDLPSGSCAIGFSSSDFIIWNLISETKVLQVTCGGWRRPHSYFLGDVPEMKNCLAYVKDGVIYVHRHWVTTNERVMYPKNFHLQFHGKEIHTICFISRDSLCSLNEKQDTFSEMIWVATGCEDGTVRLTRYASETENWSTSKLLGEHVGGSAVRSLFFVSRLHRMVLDANDVHESVNSEKWFLEDPEDCSLLISVGAKRVVTAWKQKNKMRIREEGTLGTECNIKNDLHFHGSSLSASFQWLSTDMPTRERNNGKQQIKKVRETVENSGSFSSEDKRSYSESCLPDIFENDWRYLAVTAFLVQVAGIRCSVCFVVVACSDATVTLRALILPYRLWFDVALLTPLSSPVLALRHIVVPSCPPVQGTIQFGSRYIIISGSTDGSIAFWDLTDHVDKFMQQLSAVQIGKGLDSQKRPRTGRGSQGGRQWRFLGSQVSNKTTSDEQLSEVPFSREKPDNGFCATTVTGTSKNVQHHALQGISHSVENTHVFSPDTPTRIKEVLQKACPLHVFKDVHQSGVNCLHVSDIDGPEVSDRRFTFYILSGGDDQSLNCLRLDFSPTSMRQSSENSTLEQNSTSTSQNIGGDVHNYQVGNHDIKFMLHDKISSAHSSAVKGVWTDGRWVFSTGLDQRIRCWHLEQRGKLTEHKHMVVSVPEPEALDARVCGRNHYQIAVAGRGMQMFDFFAPDDMKDGN comes from the exons ATGGAGCAAAGCCGCTGTAGCCTCCACAGAGGGCAGTACCTTGGCGAAATCTCTGCCCTCTGCTTTCTACACCTTCCGCCGGACTTCTCTTCACTTCCTTTTCTACTAGCTG GAACTGGTTCACAAATTCTCGTTTATGATTTGATGTTTGGGAAATTGATAAAATCATTTGATGTATTCGATGGAATTCGTGTGCATGGAGTTTCGTTGGAGGCATTTAATGAACACTTATCAGATACACATATTACTTTTAAGATTGCAGTCTATGGTGAGAGGAGAGTAAAAGTTTTCAGCTTGCAAATTCAAAGGGTTTCTAATTCTCAAACTGAGCAACAAACATGTTTTGAGTTAACGTTAAGTCTCGTGGTCTTGCTGCCTAAGTTTACCCACTGGGTTTTGGATGTTAGCTTTTTGAAG TGGGATGCTTCTTCAAACAATGGTAGTAATTGTCTTGCTATAGGATGCAGTGACAATTCTGTACATATCTGGGATATGTTGAGGTGTTCTCTGCTTTCCACAGTAAGATGCTCAG AGAAGTGTTTGTTGTACTCCATGAGGATTTGGGGCGACGATGTTGGATCTCTCCGCGTGGCATCTGGTACAATCTTAAATGAG GTTCTTGCTTGGAAAGTGGGTCGTAAAGCTGGTCCTGATGTTATTGGAAATCCTAATTTGATTTTGACCACTTACGAGGGTCTCCAGCTTCCTTATCAGCAATATGAAGCCATAAATATATGTAAACTAATTGGACATGAAGGTTCAATTTTCCGCCTTGCATGGTCAGCTGATGGATTTAAACTAGTATCTGTATCTGATGATCGCAG TGCTCGTATATGGACGCTTGGTGCTGATGGTCCCAACCACGTGGTTGACGACTCAGTTTTATTTGGTCACAGTGCTAGAATTTGGGACTGCTGTATATTCGACTCT TTAATCATAACTGCTGGCGAGGATTGCACATGTCGTGTATGGGGAATGGATGGCACACAACTTACAAGAATCAAAGAGCATGT CGGGAGAGGGATCTGGCGCTGTCTGTATGATCCTGATGCTGCACTCCTTGTGACTGCGGGGTTTGATTCTTCAATAAAAGTACACCGGCTGCAAGCATCATTTTCTAATGGATCAGCAGGAGGTACTGTGGAAGTACAAGACTCAACTGTCAAAAAGGAGGAATTTGCTCTTTATATTCCAAATTTTAGAGAGCATGTTGGCCTCATGAACAG CAAAAGCGAATATGTAAGATGCTTGCATTTTTCTAGGGAAGATTCTCTTTATGTTGCCACAAACAATGGATATGTGTACCATGCTAAACTATATGCTGCCAAGGAGGTGAAATGGACTGAACTTCTTCATATTGGGGAAGAAGGACCAATAGTTTGCATGGACTTGTTGTCACACTGTTCTAATGTTACTAAAGATATTGAAAATTGGGTTGCTGTTGGCAATGGTAAAGGCACTATGATGATCGCCAAAGTTGTTGGTGATGTCTTGAATCCTAGAGTTGAACTCACTTCTACATGGTCAGCTGAACCAGAGAGGCAACTACTTGGAACTTATTGGTGCAAATCTTTGGGACCAAT GTTCCTCTTCACTTCTGATCCTAGAGGCACATTGAAATTATGGAGGCTGTTCAACCCTTTGCCCTCTGTTTCTGACGATGTCATGAGAAGGTGTTGTGTATCCCTAATAGCGGAATTCAGCTCTTGCTTTGGGATGCGAATAATGTGCTTGGATGCATCCGTAGAGAATGAG GTTCTAGTGTGTGGTGACATTCGTGGTAATCTTTTGTTATTTCCATTGCAAAGAGACATTCTATTTAGCATGTCTACAGCTTCAGAAATAAATATATCTCCCCTCAACAACTTCAGAGGAGCTCATGGAATATCAACTGTGTGCAGCATCTCCATTGCTAGTTTTAGTCCTACACAACTTGAAATTCATTCG ACCGGAGGAGATGGGTGCATATGCTACTTTGAACATGATAGAAGTCATCATAACTTGGAATTCATTGGAATCAAGCAAGTGAAAGAGCTAAGTACAATACGATCTGTCTTCACTAATGCTGACCAACAAGATGATTTACCTAGTGGCAGCTGTGCGATAGGATTTTCTTCATCAGACTTTATCATATGGAATTTAATTTCTGAGACAAAG GTTTTGCAAGTAACTTGTGGTGGATGGAGGCGCcctcattcttattttcttggTGATGTACCAGAGATGAAAAATTGCCTTGCATATGTCAAG GATGGAGTCATTTATGTTCATAGACACTGGGTGACCACTAATGAGAGGGTGATGTATCCCAAAAATTTTCATCTGCAATTCCATGGCAAGGAGATACATACCATATGTTTTATCTCTCGAGATTCATTGTGCAGTCTAAATGAAAAGCAGGACACTTTTTCTGAGATGATTTGGGTTGCAACAGGTTGTGAAGATGGAACTGTGAGATTGACAAG GTATGCTTCAGAAACTGAAAATTGGTCAACTTCCAAGCTGCTTGGTGAACATGTTGGTGGATCAGCTGTGAGATCTTTATTCTTTGTCTCAAGGCTACATAGAATGGTGCTGGATGCAAATGACGTGCATGAGAGTGTAAACAGTGAAAAATGGTTCTTAGAGGACCCAGAGGATTGTTCTTTACTAATATCAGTAGGTGCAAAAAGGGTAGTAACTGCttggaaacaaaaaaataagatgAGAATAAGGGAAGAAGGAACCCTTGGCACGGAGTGcaatattaaaaatgatttacATTTTCACGGTTCATCATTATCTGCATCTTTCCAGTGGCTTTCTACTGATATGCCAACCAGAGAAAGAAATAATGGAaaacaacaaatcaaaaaaGTTAGAGAAACAGTCGAAAACAGCGGATCATTTTCCTCAGAAGACAAGAGAAGCTATTCAGAATCATGCCTTCCAgatatatttgaaaatgattGGAGATATCTCGCAGTTACTGCTTTTCTTGTTCAGGTTGCAGGCATCAG GTGTTCAGTCTGTTTCGTAGTTGTTGCATGTTCAGACGCCACAGTTACACTACGAGCTCTTATATTACCCTATCGACTCTG GTTTGATGTTGCTTTGTTGACTCCTTTGTCATCACCGGTGCTTGCTTTGCGACATATAGTTGTTCCTTCATGTCCCCCAGTTCAAG GCACTATTCAGTTTGGAAGTCGGTATATTATTATTAGCGGATCTACTGATGGAAGTATTGCCTTTTGGGATCTTACTGATCATGTTGATAAATTTATGCAGCAATTATCAGCAGTTCAGATCGGAAAAGGTCTAGACAGTCAGAAAAGGCCACGTACGGGTAGAGGAAGCCAAGGTGGACGACAATGGAGATTCTTGGGCAGTCAAGTTTCTAATAAAACAACAAGTGATGAACAATTGTCAGAAGTTCCTTTCTCAAGGGAAAAGCCAGATAATGGTTTTTGTGCAACAACTGTCACAGGAACCAGCAAAAATGTGCAACATCATGCTTTGCAAGGGATTTCCCATTCGGTAGAAAACACACATGTATTTTCTCCAGATACCCCCACTAGGATTAAGGAAGTATTACAGAAAGCATGTCCCCTGCATGTCTTCAAAGATGTTCACCAATCAGGGGTTAACTGTCTTCATGTTTCAGACATAGATGGTCCTGAAGTTTCTGATCGGAGGTTTACATTTTATATTCTGAGTGGGGGTGATGACCAGTCACTTAACTGTCTTAGATTAGATTTCTCTCCGACATCAA
- the LOC107008348 gene encoding uncharacterized protein LOC107008348 isoform X2: protein MEQSRCSLHRGQYLGEISALCFLHLPPDFSSLPFLLAVYGERRVKVFSLQIQRVSNSQTEQQTCFELTLSLVVLLPKFTHWVLDVSFLKWDASSNNGSNCLAIGCSDNSVHIWDMLRCSLLSTVRCSEKCLLYSMRIWGDDVGSLRVASGTILNEVLAWKVGRKAGPDVIGNPNLILTTYEGLQLPYQQYEAINICKLIGHEGSIFRLAWSADGFKLVSVSDDRSARIWTLGADGPNHVVDDSVLFGHSARIWDCCIFDSLIITAGEDCTCRVWGMDGTQLTRIKEHVGRGIWRCLYDPDAALLVTAGFDSSIKVHRLQASFSNGSAGGTVEVQDSTVKKEEFALYIPNFREHVGLMNSKSEYVRCLHFSREDSLYVATNNGYVYHAKLYAAKEVKWTELLHIGEEGPIVCMDLLSHCSNVTKDIENWVAVGNGKGTMMIAKVVGDVLNPRVELTSTWSAEPERQLLGTYWCKSLGPMFLFTSDPRGTLKLWRLFNPLPSVSDDVMRRCCVSLIAEFSSCFGMRIMCLDASVENEVLVCGDIRGNLLLFPLQRDILFSMSTASEINISPLNNFRGAHGISTVCSISIASFSPTQLEIHSTGGDGCICYFEHDRSHHNLEFIGIKQVKELSTIRSVFTNADQQDDLPSGSCAIGFSSSDFIIWNLISETKVLQVTCGGWRRPHSYFLGDVPEMKNCLAYVKDGVIYVHRHWVTTNERVMYPKNFHLQFHGKEIHTICFISRDSLCSLNEKQDTFSEMIWVATGCEDGTVRLTRYASETENWSTSKLLGEHVGGSAVRSLFFVSRLHRMVLDANDVHESVNSEKWFLEDPEDCSLLISVGAKRVVTAWKQKNKMRIREEGTLGTECNIKNDLHFHGSSLSASFQWLSTDMPTRERNNGKQQIKKVRETVENSGSFSSEDKRSYSESCLPDIFENDWRYLAVTAFLVQVAGIRCSVCFVVVACSDATVTLRALILPYRLWFDVALLTPLSSPVLALRHIVVPSCPPVQGTIQFGSRYIIISGSTDGSIAFWDLTDHVDKFMQQLSAVQIGKGLDSQKRPRTGRGSQGGRQWRFLGSQVSNKTTSDEQLSEVPFSREKPDNGFCATTVTGTSKNVQHHALQGISHSVENTHVFSPDTPTRIKEVLQKACPLHVFKDVHQSGVNCLHVSDIDGPEVSDRRFTFYILSGGDDQSLNCLRLDFSPTSMRQSSENSTLEQNSTSTSQNIGGDVHNYQVGNHDIKFMLHDKISSAHSSAVKGVWTDGRWVFSTGLDQRIRCWHLEQRGKLTEHKHMVVSVPEPEALDARVCGRNHYQIAVAGRGMQMFDFFAPDDMKDGN from the exons ATGGAGCAAAGCCGCTGTAGCCTCCACAGAGGGCAGTACCTTGGCGAAATCTCTGCCCTCTGCTTTCTACACCTTCCGCCGGACTTCTCTTCACTTCCTTTTCTACTAGCTG TCTATGGTGAGAGGAGAGTAAAAGTTTTCAGCTTGCAAATTCAAAGGGTTTCTAATTCTCAAACTGAGCAACAAACATGTTTTGAGTTAACGTTAAGTCTCGTGGTCTTGCTGCCTAAGTTTACCCACTGGGTTTTGGATGTTAGCTTTTTGAAG TGGGATGCTTCTTCAAACAATGGTAGTAATTGTCTTGCTATAGGATGCAGTGACAATTCTGTACATATCTGGGATATGTTGAGGTGTTCTCTGCTTTCCACAGTAAGATGCTCAG AGAAGTGTTTGTTGTACTCCATGAGGATTTGGGGCGACGATGTTGGATCTCTCCGCGTGGCATCTGGTACAATCTTAAATGAG GTTCTTGCTTGGAAAGTGGGTCGTAAAGCTGGTCCTGATGTTATTGGAAATCCTAATTTGATTTTGACCACTTACGAGGGTCTCCAGCTTCCTTATCAGCAATATGAAGCCATAAATATATGTAAACTAATTGGACATGAAGGTTCAATTTTCCGCCTTGCATGGTCAGCTGATGGATTTAAACTAGTATCTGTATCTGATGATCGCAG TGCTCGTATATGGACGCTTGGTGCTGATGGTCCCAACCACGTGGTTGACGACTCAGTTTTATTTGGTCACAGTGCTAGAATTTGGGACTGCTGTATATTCGACTCT TTAATCATAACTGCTGGCGAGGATTGCACATGTCGTGTATGGGGAATGGATGGCACACAACTTACAAGAATCAAAGAGCATGT CGGGAGAGGGATCTGGCGCTGTCTGTATGATCCTGATGCTGCACTCCTTGTGACTGCGGGGTTTGATTCTTCAATAAAAGTACACCGGCTGCAAGCATCATTTTCTAATGGATCAGCAGGAGGTACTGTGGAAGTACAAGACTCAACTGTCAAAAAGGAGGAATTTGCTCTTTATATTCCAAATTTTAGAGAGCATGTTGGCCTCATGAACAG CAAAAGCGAATATGTAAGATGCTTGCATTTTTCTAGGGAAGATTCTCTTTATGTTGCCACAAACAATGGATATGTGTACCATGCTAAACTATATGCTGCCAAGGAGGTGAAATGGACTGAACTTCTTCATATTGGGGAAGAAGGACCAATAGTTTGCATGGACTTGTTGTCACACTGTTCTAATGTTACTAAAGATATTGAAAATTGGGTTGCTGTTGGCAATGGTAAAGGCACTATGATGATCGCCAAAGTTGTTGGTGATGTCTTGAATCCTAGAGTTGAACTCACTTCTACATGGTCAGCTGAACCAGAGAGGCAACTACTTGGAACTTATTGGTGCAAATCTTTGGGACCAAT GTTCCTCTTCACTTCTGATCCTAGAGGCACATTGAAATTATGGAGGCTGTTCAACCCTTTGCCCTCTGTTTCTGACGATGTCATGAGAAGGTGTTGTGTATCCCTAATAGCGGAATTCAGCTCTTGCTTTGGGATGCGAATAATGTGCTTGGATGCATCCGTAGAGAATGAG GTTCTAGTGTGTGGTGACATTCGTGGTAATCTTTTGTTATTTCCATTGCAAAGAGACATTCTATTTAGCATGTCTACAGCTTCAGAAATAAATATATCTCCCCTCAACAACTTCAGAGGAGCTCATGGAATATCAACTGTGTGCAGCATCTCCATTGCTAGTTTTAGTCCTACACAACTTGAAATTCATTCG ACCGGAGGAGATGGGTGCATATGCTACTTTGAACATGATAGAAGTCATCATAACTTGGAATTCATTGGAATCAAGCAAGTGAAAGAGCTAAGTACAATACGATCTGTCTTCACTAATGCTGACCAACAAGATGATTTACCTAGTGGCAGCTGTGCGATAGGATTTTCTTCATCAGACTTTATCATATGGAATTTAATTTCTGAGACAAAG GTTTTGCAAGTAACTTGTGGTGGATGGAGGCGCcctcattcttattttcttggTGATGTACCAGAGATGAAAAATTGCCTTGCATATGTCAAG GATGGAGTCATTTATGTTCATAGACACTGGGTGACCACTAATGAGAGGGTGATGTATCCCAAAAATTTTCATCTGCAATTCCATGGCAAGGAGATACATACCATATGTTTTATCTCTCGAGATTCATTGTGCAGTCTAAATGAAAAGCAGGACACTTTTTCTGAGATGATTTGGGTTGCAACAGGTTGTGAAGATGGAACTGTGAGATTGACAAG GTATGCTTCAGAAACTGAAAATTGGTCAACTTCCAAGCTGCTTGGTGAACATGTTGGTGGATCAGCTGTGAGATCTTTATTCTTTGTCTCAAGGCTACATAGAATGGTGCTGGATGCAAATGACGTGCATGAGAGTGTAAACAGTGAAAAATGGTTCTTAGAGGACCCAGAGGATTGTTCTTTACTAATATCAGTAGGTGCAAAAAGGGTAGTAACTGCttggaaacaaaaaaataagatgAGAATAAGGGAAGAAGGAACCCTTGGCACGGAGTGcaatattaaaaatgatttacATTTTCACGGTTCATCATTATCTGCATCTTTCCAGTGGCTTTCTACTGATATGCCAACCAGAGAAAGAAATAATGGAaaacaacaaatcaaaaaaGTTAGAGAAACAGTCGAAAACAGCGGATCATTTTCCTCAGAAGACAAGAGAAGCTATTCAGAATCATGCCTTCCAgatatatttgaaaatgattGGAGATATCTCGCAGTTACTGCTTTTCTTGTTCAGGTTGCAGGCATCAG GTGTTCAGTCTGTTTCGTAGTTGTTGCATGTTCAGACGCCACAGTTACACTACGAGCTCTTATATTACCCTATCGACTCTG GTTTGATGTTGCTTTGTTGACTCCTTTGTCATCACCGGTGCTTGCTTTGCGACATATAGTTGTTCCTTCATGTCCCCCAGTTCAAG GCACTATTCAGTTTGGAAGTCGGTATATTATTATTAGCGGATCTACTGATGGAAGTATTGCCTTTTGGGATCTTACTGATCATGTTGATAAATTTATGCAGCAATTATCAGCAGTTCAGATCGGAAAAGGTCTAGACAGTCAGAAAAGGCCACGTACGGGTAGAGGAAGCCAAGGTGGACGACAATGGAGATTCTTGGGCAGTCAAGTTTCTAATAAAACAACAAGTGATGAACAATTGTCAGAAGTTCCTTTCTCAAGGGAAAAGCCAGATAATGGTTTTTGTGCAACAACTGTCACAGGAACCAGCAAAAATGTGCAACATCATGCTTTGCAAGGGATTTCCCATTCGGTAGAAAACACACATGTATTTTCTCCAGATACCCCCACTAGGATTAAGGAAGTATTACAGAAAGCATGTCCCCTGCATGTCTTCAAAGATGTTCACCAATCAGGGGTTAACTGTCTTCATGTTTCAGACATAGATGGTCCTGAAGTTTCTGATCGGAGGTTTACATTTTATATTCTGAGTGGGGGTGATGACCAGTCACTTAACTGTCTTAGATTAGATTTCTCTCCGACATCAA